A region of Lacinutrix sp. Hel_I_90 DNA encodes the following proteins:
- a CDS encoding heavy-metal-associated domain-containing protein yields MIHTYTVTGMTCNGCKASVEKHLNALPNVKNAFVDLDSAQATIEMSEPISIKELEDALPKTYLISKKPVQKGSKTSETEDDKSDLQQLKPLFLIFGYITIASILMHYKAWDWASFMLDFMGLFYIVFSFFKILDLKGFPESFKMYDPLAKAIPAYAKVYPFVELVLGLSFLMRLQIPLALIATIVILGITTFGVSKALLSKQSMQCACLGTALKLPMTKATFIENTIMIIMAILMLLKTFSL; encoded by the coding sequence ATGATACATACCTATACCGTTACAGGCATGACCTGTAATGGCTGTAAAGCTTCAGTTGAAAAACACCTGAATGCATTACCAAACGTAAAAAATGCTTTTGTAGATTTAGACAGTGCTCAAGCAACGATAGAAATGTCTGAACCTATTTCAATAAAAGAATTAGAGGACGCATTACCTAAGACCTATTTAATTTCCAAAAAGCCAGTTCAAAAGGGCTCTAAAACATCAGAAACAGAAGACGATAAAAGCGACCTTCAACAATTAAAACCATTATTTTTAATCTTTGGTTATATTACTATCGCCTCAATATTAATGCATTATAAGGCTTGGGATTGGGCTAGCTTTATGCTCGATTTTATGGGACTATTTTATATCGTTTTTAGCTTCTTTAAAATTTTAGATTTAAAAGGATTCCCAGAATCTTTTAAAATGTACGACCCTTTGGCAAAAGCAATTCCTGCTTATGCCAAAGTGTACCCTTTTGTGGAACTGGTTTTAGGACTGTCCTTCTTAATGCGGCTTCAAATTCCACTAGCTTTAATTGCAACTATTGTTATTTTAGGCATTACCACTTTTGGAGTTTCAAAAGCACTATTGAGTAAGCAATCGATGCAATGTGCCTGTTTAGGTACGGCCTTAAAATTGCCTATGACTAAAGCTACTTTTATTGAAAACACAATTATGATTATCATGGCGATACTCATGTTACTAAAAACGTTTAGCTTATGA
- a CDS encoding GAF domain-containing protein, translated as MTFDTLKLQAETILSNTEKTVNQRLMQICELLEANIEHYNWVGFYFKNGDKNELKLGPYVGEPTDHTIIPFGKGICGQVALSNKNFVVPDVAAQDNYIACSITVKAEIVIPIFVNGENIGQIDIDSNTPDPFTEADERFLEFVCEKVSEII; from the coding sequence ATGACTTTTGACACATTAAAACTACAAGCTGAAACTATTCTTTCCAATACCGAAAAAACAGTCAATCAACGTTTAATGCAAATCTGCGAACTTCTTGAAGCCAATATAGAGCATTATAATTGGGTGGGCTTTTATTTTAAGAATGGTGATAAAAATGAATTAAAATTAGGGCCTTATGTAGGCGAGCCTACAGATCACACCATTATTCCGTTTGGAAAGGGTATTTGCGGGCAAGTAGCGCTTAGTAATAAGAATTTTGTTGTCCCAGACGTTGCAGCGCAAGACAACTATATCGCCTGTAGTATTACTGTGAAGGCAGAAATAGTGATCCCTATTTTTGTTAATGGAGAAAATATTGGACAAATCGATATTGATTCGAACACACCAGACCCTTTTACTGAAGCCGATGAGCGCTTCTTAGAGTTTGTTTGTGAAAAGGTTTCTGAAATAATTTAG
- a CDS encoding exosortase F system-associated protein, with the protein MISKKYIGLFFLVGLLVLVRAFENELFYDPYLTFFQSDYLYIDSPRREVFKLTLYTTLRFLINTVVSLAILYVFFKDWTIIKFSVLVYGFSYVVLILLFLYFVTNPKQEDYVTFFNIRRFLIQPLLLLLLLPAFYYNRKTV; encoded by the coding sequence ATGATTTCTAAAAAATACATAGGATTGTTTTTCTTAGTCGGTTTGCTCGTTTTGGTGCGTGCCTTTGAAAATGAATTGTTTTACGACCCGTACTTAACGTTTTTTCAAAGTGACTATCTCTACATCGATTCTCCACGCCGTGAAGTATTTAAGCTGACGCTTTATACTACGCTTCGGTTTTTGATAAATACAGTGGTTTCGTTAGCTATTTTATATGTGTTTTTTAAAGATTGGACCATTATTAAATTTTCAGTTTTAGTTTATGGTTTTAGCTATGTCGTACTTATTTTGCTGTTTCTTTATTTTGTAACCAACCCTAAACAGGAAGATTATGTTACGTTTTTTAATATTCGTCGTTTTTTAATTCAGCCGTTGTTGTTGTTGCTTTTACTACCAGCATTTTATTACAACAGAAAAACAGTGTAG
- the purH gene encoding bifunctional phosphoribosylaminoimidazolecarboxamide formyltransferase/IMP cyclohydrolase codes for MSNNKTIKSALISVFSKEGLAPIVKELDQQGVTIYSTGGTEKFINDLGIKVVPVEEVTSYPSILGGRVKTLHPKVFGGILNRQNHDGDVTEMKEYNIPQIDVVIVDLYPFEKTVASGASNQDIIEKIDIGGISLIRAAAKNYADVICVSSVNDYAQFLELITDKKGNLSEDDRKTFAAKAFNVSSHYDSAIFNYFNKNQEIPTLKISETDGKVLRYGENPHQRGFFFGDFEAMFTQLHGKELSYNNLLDVDAAVNLMDEFKNDAPTFAILKHNNACGLAQRDTLHQAYVDALAGDPVSAFGGVLIANSEIDAATAEDIHNLFCEVVIAPSFSTEAETILKGKKNRILLVLKEAALAQTTVRTCLNGVLVQDRNTVTDQKENTTKATEKAPTSAELDDLIFASKICKHTKSNTIVLVKDKQLCASGTGQTSRVDALNQAIHKAQAFNFDLKGSVMASDAFFPFPDCVEIADKAGITSVIQPGGSIKDQLSIDYCNDNGVSMVFTGTRHFKH; via the coding sequence ATGAGCAATAACAAAACAATTAAATCTGCATTAATTTCTGTATTTAGCAAAGAAGGCTTAGCACCAATTGTTAAAGAACTAGACCAACAAGGCGTTACTATCTATTCTACTGGTGGCACCGAAAAATTCATTAATGATCTAGGAATCAAAGTCGTTCCTGTTGAAGAAGTAACCTCGTATCCTTCTATTCTTGGCGGCCGTGTAAAAACATTACACCCTAAAGTATTTGGAGGTATTCTCAACCGGCAGAATCACGACGGCGATGTTACAGAGATGAAAGAATATAACATACCGCAAATTGATGTGGTGATTGTAGATTTATACCCTTTTGAAAAAACAGTGGCTTCTGGAGCAAGTAACCAAGATATTATTGAAAAAATAGACATTGGCGGTATTTCATTAATTCGTGCAGCGGCTAAAAACTATGCAGATGTTATTTGCGTCTCTTCTGTTAATGATTATGCTCAGTTTTTAGAATTAATTACAGACAAAAAAGGCAATTTATCTGAAGACGACAGAAAAACATTTGCAGCAAAAGCCTTTAATGTGTCGTCACATTATGACTCGGCAATCTTTAATTACTTCAATAAAAACCAAGAGATTCCAACTTTAAAAATTTCTGAAACCGACGGAAAAGTATTACGCTATGGTGAAAACCCACATCAACGTGGTTTTTTCTTTGGCGATTTTGAGGCCATGTTCACACAACTTCATGGTAAAGAATTAAGCTATAACAACCTTTTAGATGTTGATGCCGCTGTGAATTTAATGGACGAATTTAAAAATGACGCACCAACTTTTGCTATTTTAAAACATAACAATGCCTGTGGTTTAGCACAACGCGACACTTTGCACCAAGCTTATGTTGATGCTTTAGCTGGCGATCCTGTTTCTGCGTTTGGTGGTGTTTTAATTGCAAATTCTGAAATTGATGCCGCTACAGCAGAAGACATTCATAACTTATTTTGTGAAGTGGTTATTGCACCTTCATTTTCAACTGAAGCTGAAACAATCCTAAAAGGAAAAAAGAATCGTATTCTTTTAGTTTTAAAAGAGGCAGCATTAGCACAAACAACCGTAAGAACCTGTTTGAACGGTGTCTTAGTTCAAGATAGAAATACGGTCACAGACCAAAAAGAAAACACTACAAAAGCAACAGAAAAAGCGCCCACATCTGCAGAGTTAGATGATTTAATTTTTGCTTCAAAAATTTGTAAACATACGAAGTCGAATACGATTGTTTTAGTGAAAGACAAACAATTATGTGCTAGTGGCACCGGACAAACCAGTCGTGTAGACGCCTTAAATCAAGCCATTCACAAAGCACAAGCTTTCAATTTTGATTTAAAAGGCAGTGTGATGGCGAGTGATGCTTTTTTTCCGTTTCCTGACTGTGTTGAAATTGCCGATAAGGCTGGCATTACCTCTGTTATTCAACCTGGTGGTTCAATAAAAGATCAATTGAGTATCGATTATTGTAATGATAATGGCGTATCTATGGTATTCACAGGAACGAGACATTTTAAGCACTAA
- a CDS encoding rod shape-determining protein, with protein sequence MGFFDFLTEEIAIDLGTANTLIIHNDKVVVDAPSIVARDRISGKIIAVGQQANMMQGKTHENIKTIRPLKDGVIADFDASEQMISMFIKNIPALKKKLFTPALRMVICIPSGITEVEMRAVKESAERVNGKEVYLIHEPMAAAIGIGIDIMQPKGNMIVDIGGGTTEIAVIALGGIVCDKSVKIAGDVFTNDIIYYMRTQHNLYVGERTAEKIKIQIGAATEDLDLPPEDMSVQGRDLLTGKPKQVQISYREIAKALDKSILRVEDAVMETLSQTPPELAADIYNTGIYLAGGGSMLRGLDKRLSQKTDLPVYIAEDPLRAVVRGTGITLKNIPKYKSVLIK encoded by the coding sequence ATGGGATTTTTTGACTTCTTAACTGAGGAAATCGCTATAGATTTAGGAACGGCAAACACGCTAATAATTCATAATGATAAAGTGGTTGTTGACGCGCCGTCTATTGTTGCTCGTGATCGTATTTCGGGAAAAATTATTGCTGTCGGCCAGCAAGCCAATATGATGCAAGGTAAAACGCATGAAAACATTAAGACGATTAGACCATTAAAAGATGGTGTTATTGCCGATTTTGATGCTTCGGAGCAAATGATTAGCATGTTTATAAAAAACATTCCTGCTTTAAAAAAGAAATTATTTACACCCGCATTACGTATGGTTATTTGTATTCCTTCTGGAATTACAGAAGTAGAAATGCGTGCGGTGAAAGAAAGTGCTGAACGTGTAAATGGTAAAGAAGTCTACCTCATTCACGAACCTATGGCCGCTGCTATTGGTATTGGCATCGATATTATGCAGCCTAAAGGAAATATGATTGTAGACATTGGAGGTGGAACCACAGAAATTGCAGTAATCGCCTTAGGTGGAATTGTATGTGACAAGTCGGTGAAGATTGCAGGCGACGTTTTCACTAATGATATCATTTATTACATGCGTACACAGCACAACTTATATGTTGGTGAACGTACTGCTGAAAAAATAAAAATTCAGATTGGAGCAGCTACTGAAGATTTAGATCTTCCTCCTGAAGACATGAGCGTTCAAGGTCGTGATTTATTAACAGGAAAGCCTAAACAGGTACAAATTTCTTATCGTGAAATTGCAAAAGCTCTAGATAAATCTATATTGCGAGTAGAAGATGCGGTAATGGAAACCTTATCTCAAACACCTCCTGAATTAGCAGCAGACATTTACAACACAGGTATTTATTTAGCGGGTGGTGGCTCAATGCTTCGTGGTTTAGATAAGCGTTTGTCTCAAAAAACAGATTTACCCGTTTACATTGCGGAAGACCCTTTACGTGCTGTAGTGCGTGGAACAGGAATAACACTTAAAAACATACCAAAATACAAGAGTGTATTGATAAAATAA
- a CDS encoding TonB-dependent siderophore receptor: protein MKKLLIIFVLLPVFMFSQNEVSGIITELDSSNEISALVGANVYWLNTNVGTVTDFNGKFSLEYKNAYSKLIVSYVGYKTDTITVNTPKYIKHILKATSALDEVNISARSKATAKSYLQSQNILTVSSDELLKAACCNLAESFETNPSIDVNFADAVTGTREIKMLGLTSPYILIATENMPSIRGASQAFGLSFIPGTWVESIQITKGAGSVVNGYESIAGQINTELVKPTTDNKFFVNAYGAANGRLELNTHFNTKVSDKWQTGLYLHGNSRHEKFDGNDDSFLDMPLAKQVNVMNRWQYTNQEKGLVSFINFKYLNDQKQTGQTNFNPETDKLTINNWGSEIDTERYEISAKLGYVNAELPWQTIGFQTAFSGHEQNSYFGLNVYDINHNSLYTNAIYNSIISDSRHKIKTGLSYTYDHYDEVVDAEAFERTENSIGAFFEYNYDSLEKLNLTAGLRVDHHNLLGTFVTPRFHLRYTAWEKGVFRASFGRGKRSANIFAENQKLFATARAINIVDSNGKIYGLNPEIAWNYGVSFLQGFRLFDRKGDVTLDYYRTDFKNQVVVDYENPQEVNFYNLKGDSYANSFQIEVNYEPFDQFDVRLAYKNYDVNTQYNSGKLEKPLTPKHRFFANVSYETQVNNNSKWKFDATFNWLGEQRFSSTRGNPLPYQLPDYSPSVGTLNTQITRVFSPKFEVYIGAENITNTKQNNPILAANDPFGSSFDTTFVYGPIFGANYYTGLRFKIK, encoded by the coding sequence ATGAAAAAGTTACTAATCATATTTGTTTTATTACCTGTTTTTATGTTTTCTCAAAATGAGGTAAGCGGCATTATTACTGAGCTTGATTCTAGTAACGAGATTTCTGCTTTAGTAGGTGCTAATGTCTATTGGTTAAACACTAATGTTGGAACGGTAACCGATTTTAATGGTAAGTTTTCTCTTGAATATAAGAACGCGTATTCAAAACTAATAGTTAGTTATGTAGGTTATAAAACCGACACGATTACAGTCAATACGCCAAAGTATATTAAACATATTTTGAAGGCAACAAGCGCGTTGGATGAAGTTAACATTTCGGCGAGGAGTAAAGCAACAGCAAAATCCTATTTACAATCACAAAACATATTGACTGTGAGTAGCGATGAATTATTAAAAGCGGCCTGTTGTAACCTGGCTGAAAGTTTTGAAACCAATCCGTCCATTGATGTTAATTTTGCTGATGCCGTTACTGGTACGCGAGAAATAAAAATGTTGGGGTTAACCAGTCCGTATATATTAATTGCCACAGAAAATATGCCATCTATTCGTGGTGCATCGCAAGCCTTTGGTCTCAGTTTTATACCAGGAACCTGGGTAGAAAGTATTCAAATTACAAAAGGCGCTGGTAGTGTGGTTAATGGTTACGAAAGTATCGCAGGTCAAATTAATACCGAGTTGGTAAAACCAACCACCGACAATAAGTTTTTTGTTAATGCCTACGGTGCTGCCAATGGGAGATTAGAGTTAAATACACATTTTAACACAAAAGTGAGTGATAAATGGCAGACAGGTTTGTATTTACATGGCAATTCGAGGCATGAAAAATTTGATGGAAATGACGATTCTTTTTTAGATATGCCATTGGCAAAACAAGTTAATGTGATGAATCGCTGGCAGTATACAAACCAAGAAAAAGGATTGGTTAGTTTTATTAATTTTAAATATTTAAACGATCAAAAGCAAACAGGACAAACTAATTTTAATCCAGAAACCGATAAATTAACCATTAATAATTGGGGAAGTGAAATAGATACGGAACGGTATGAGATTTCAGCAAAATTAGGGTATGTAAATGCTGAGTTGCCTTGGCAAACGATAGGCTTCCAAACGGCTTTTAGTGGCCATGAACAAAACTCCTATTTTGGTTTAAACGTGTATGATATTAATCATAATAGTTTGTATACAAATGCGATTTATAACAGCATAATTAGCGATTCTAGGCACAAAATTAAAACAGGATTAAGCTATACTTATGATCATTATGATGAAGTTGTGGATGCTGAGGCGTTTGAAAGAACAGAAAATTCAATTGGTGCTTTTTTCGAATACAATTATGATAGTTTAGAAAAATTAAATCTTACGGCAGGTTTACGTGTAGATCATCATAATTTGCTAGGGACATTTGTGACACCTCGTTTCCATTTGCGCTATACAGCCTGGGAAAAAGGAGTGTTTAGAGCCTCGTTTGGTAGAGGTAAGCGTAGTGCTAATATTTTTGCTGAAAATCAAAAGTTATTTGCCACGGCACGTGCAATAAACATTGTAGACTCTAATGGGAAGATTTATGGGCTTAATCCAGAAATAGCATGGAATTATGGCGTGTCTTTTTTGCAGGGCTTTAGATTATTTGATAGAAAAGGAGACGTGACACTGGATTATTACAGAACCGATTTTAAAAATCAGGTGGTTGTTGATTACGAAAATCCGCAGGAAGTAAATTTCTATAATTTAAAAGGGGATAGTTATGCAAATAGTTTTCAAATTGAAGTGAATTATGAGCCTTTTGATCAATTTGATGTAAGACTAGCGTATAAAAATTATGATGTAAATACACAGTATAATTCTGGGAAATTGGAAAAGCCCTTAACGCCGAAGCATCGGTTTTTTGCCAATGTTTCTTATGAAACACAGGTGAATAATAACTCAAAATGGAAATTTGATGCCACATTTAATTGGTTGGGTGAACAACGCTTTTCTTCAACACGTGGTAATCCATTGCCATATCAATTACCAGACTATTCGCCAAGCGTGGGTACTTTAAATACACAGATAACAAGAGTGTTCTCTCCAAAATTCGAAGTTTATATAGGGGCAGAAAACATTACAAATACAAAACAAAATAATCCTATTTTAGCTGCAAATGATCCGTTTGGTTCAAGTTTTGATACTACGTTTGTATATGGTCCAATTTTTGGAGCAAATTATT
- the xrtF gene encoding exosortase family protein XrtF, producing MKALILKYKSVIKFILTFLVVYIVLSFGYRWYLNASEDSSYYPDYVTHQVAKQSELLLNAIGYKAEVVKHPEELSMKLIIRGKYLARVVEGCNALSVIVLFISFIVAFSGRFKTTALFLIFGSLIIYIVNVLRIVVLSIGLYHYPERSEILHVVIFPALIYGFVFVLWMLWVNKFSNIGTTK from the coding sequence TTGAAAGCCCTCATTTTAAAATACAAGTCTGTAATTAAGTTTATTCTCACCTTTTTGGTGGTCTATATTGTTTTGTCTTTTGGGTATAGATGGTATTTAAATGCTTCTGAAGATTCTTCATATTATCCAGATTACGTAACGCATCAGGTCGCTAAACAGTCAGAATTACTTTTAAACGCAATAGGGTATAAGGCGGAAGTTGTTAAGCATCCCGAAGAACTTTCCATGAAATTAATAATTCGTGGTAAATATCTAGCGAGAGTGGTGGAAGGTTGTAATGCGTTAAGCGTAATTGTTCTCTTTATTTCTTTTATCGTGGCATTTTCAGGTAGATTTAAAACAACAGCACTCTTTTTAATCTTTGGAAGTCTTATCATTTACATTGTAAATGTGTTAAGGATAGTTGTGCTTTCCATTGGGTTATACCATTATCCTGAGCGCAGCGAAATACTACATGTTGTGATTTTTCCAGCCCTTATTTATGGGTTTGTTTTTGTATTATGGATGCTATGGGTTAATAAATTTTCTAACATAGGGACAACTAAGTGA